One genomic window of Clostridium taeniosporum includes the following:
- a CDS encoding glycosyltransferase, translating to MPLNKKIFISVGHLSDRKDPLTIIKAFKNLNDKALYFLGNGKLKDICLKEIEHNENIKLLGFVSNVYEYLQASDYLISASKAEGLPNTVIEAMACGLPCILSNIPPHNEILNFDNTTGEIFEIGSSKDLIEKIVSIENIDYNEISEKCVKLIENNLSAEIMSKKYQELYLEIN from the coding sequence TTGCCATTAAACAAAAAAATATTTATTTCAGTAGGACATTTAAGTGATAGAAAAGATCCATTGACTATAATCAAAGCTTTTAAAAATTTAAATGATAAAGCATTATATTTTCTAGGAAATGGAAAACTAAAGGACATTTGTTTAAAAGAAATAGAACATAATGAAAATATTAAATTATTAGGGTTTGTATCAAATGTGTATGAATATTTACAAGCATCTGATTATTTAATTTCAGCATCTAAAGCAGAAGGCTTACCTAATACGGTAATAGAAGCAATGGCTTGTGGTTTACCTTGTATATTATCTAATATTCCACCACATAATGAAATACTGAATTTTGATAATACAACAGGTGAAATATTTGAAATAGGAAGTTCTAAGGATTTAATAGAAAAAATAGTTTCTATAGAAAATATAGACTATAATGAGATATCAGAAAAGTGTGTGAAATTAATAGAAAATAATTTAAGTGCTGAAATTATGTCTAAAAAATATCAAGAATTGTATTTAGAAATTAATTAA
- a CDS encoding glycosyltransferase → MIKIAYVVSTLKRSGPINILYNIVKYLDKREFQVYIISLSNEGDNSRKDDFIDLGCEILNLGFSRFEGIFKSKKNIIKIIKENNINIVHGHGIRADFLISKLECVKTFSTLHNYPYYDYPMTYGKIKGYIMAYLHLKQLKKINCARACSKSVSDMLKEKNNYDIRYVQNGVDLDKYSIVNEERKKN, encoded by the coding sequence ATGATAAAGATAGCATATGTAGTATCTACATTAAAAAGAAGTGGACCTATTAATATATTATATAATATAGTGAAATATTTAGATAAAAGGGAATTTCAAGTATATATAATTTCATTATCCAATGAAGGCGATAATAGCAGAAAAGATGATTTCATAGATTTAGGATGTGAAATTTTAAACTTAGGATTCAGTAGATTTGAAGGGATTTTTAAGTCTAAAAAAAATATTATTAAAATAATAAAAGAAAATAATATAAATATTGTACATGGACATGGAATAAGAGCAGATTTTTTGATTTCAAAATTAGAATGTGTTAAAACTTTTTCTACATTGCATAATTATCCATATTATGATTATCCAATGACATATGGAAAGATTAAAGGATACATAATGGCTTATTTACACTTAAAACAGTTAAAGAAAATTAATTGCGCTAGAGCATGCTCAAAATCAGTTTCAGATATGCTAAAAGAGAAAAATAATTATGATATTAGATATGTTCAAAACGGTGTAGATTTAGATAAATATAGTATAGTTAATGAAGAAAGAAAAAAAAATTAA
- a CDS encoding glycosyltransferase translates to MRENKYSVLMSVYKNENPKYFKLSIESMINQTLKPNEIVIVKDGALTKELNEIINNFEIKYPNLFTIVNLKNNVGLGKALNEGLKKCKNELVARMDTDDISIDKRCELQIKEFENNNKLSIVGTIIDEFYDKPTDIISSRVVPINHEDILKFSRRRNPFNHPTVMYKKSEVLSCGGYGDYRRNQDFDLFVRMLNSGYVAKNINKSLLLFRANKDNLKRRKSWTKCRSNISMMHDFWKKGYSGLIDLFIVATSQIVVFISPIWLFQWISDTYLRKKY, encoded by the coding sequence ATGAGAGAAAATAAATATAGTGTCTTGATGTCTGTATATAAGAATGAAAATCCTAAATATTTTAAACTTAGTATAGAAAGTATGATAAATCAAACTTTAAAACCAAATGAAATTGTTATAGTTAAAGATGGAGCATTAACTAAAGAATTGAATGAAATTATTAATAATTTCGAGATAAAGTATCCTAACCTATTTACTATAGTTAATTTAAAGAATAATGTTGGTCTTGGTAAAGCACTTAATGAAGGATTAAAAAAATGCAAAAATGAATTAGTTGCAAGAATGGATACAGATGATATATCTATCGATAAAAGGTGTGAATTGCAAATAAAAGAATTTGAAAATAATAACAAATTAAGCATAGTAGGTACAATTATTGATGAATTTTATGATAAACCTACTGATATTATATCTTCAAGAGTTGTTCCAATAAATCATGAGGATATTTTAAAGTTTTCAAGAAGAAGAAACCCATTTAATCATCCAACTGTTATGTATAAAAAGTCAGAAGTTTTAAGTTGTGGTGGATATGGAGATTATAGAAGAAATCAAGATTTTGATTTATTTGTTAGAATGTTGAATTCTGGATATGTAGCAAAAAATATAAATAAATCTTTATTGTTATTTAGGGCTAATAAGGATAATTTAAAAAGACGGAAGAGTTGGACAAAATGTAGGAGCAATATATCTATGATGCATGACTTTTGGAAAAAAGGATATTCAGGACTTATTGATTTGTTTATTGTTGCAACAAGTCAGATTGTTGTGTTTATTTCACCTATTTGGTTGTTTCAATGGATATCGGATACCTATCTTAGAAAGAAATATTGA
- a CDS encoding NAD-dependent epimerase/dehydratase family protein, which translates to MKILITGGAGFIGSNIADLLIEENHEIVIVDNLSQGKRENVNENARFYKCDIVNAEELELVFTIEKPEIVIHNAAQIDVQTSLKKPSLDAEVNIKGTINILECCRKFGVRKIIYPSSAAVYGNPKYLPVDEEHPINPISFYGTSKHTPEHYIKTYSRLYDIKYTIFRYANVYGIRQDPKGEGGVISIFIDKFLENKSPIIFGDGNQTRDFVYVKDVSKANLLALTNGDNKICNISTQKQNSINELFATMKDLLNSNLEAIYKQERNGDIKESSLKNEKAHKFLKWNTEYSLKEGLKETCMYYKEIYDVKNEVAVGIHD; encoded by the coding sequence ATGAAAATTTTAATAACTGGTGGAGCTGGATTTATAGGATCTAATATAGCAGATTTACTCATAGAAGAAAATCATGAGATAGTGATAGTTGATAATCTTTCACAAGGAAAGAGAGAAAATGTGAATGAAAATGCTAGATTTTATAAATGTGATATAGTTAATGCAGAAGAACTTGAATTGGTATTTACAATAGAAAAACCTGAAATAGTTATACATAATGCAGCTCAAATTGATGTGCAAACATCTCTCAAAAAGCCTTCATTAGATGCAGAAGTTAATATTAAAGGAACTATAAATATACTAGAATGTTGTAGAAAATTTGGAGTGAGAAAAATAATATATCCATCTTCAGCAGCAGTATATGGAAATCCTAAATATTTACCAGTAGATGAAGAGCATCCAATTAATCCGATATCATTTTATGGAACATCAAAACATACTCCAGAACATTATATAAAGACATACTCTAGACTTTATGATATAAAATATACAATATTTAGATATGCAAATGTATATGGAATAAGACAAGATCCCAAAGGGGAAGGTGGAGTAATATCTATATTTATAGATAAATTTTTAGAAAATAAATCACCTATAATTTTTGGAGATGGAAATCAAACTAGAGATTTCGTCTATGTAAAAGATGTATCTAAAGCAAATTTATTAGCACTTACCAATGGAGATAATAAAATTTGCAATATAAGCACACAAAAACAAAATTCAATTAACGAACTTTTTGCAACAATGAAAGACTTATTAAATAGTAATTTAGAAGCTATTTATAAGCAAGAAAGAAATGGAGATATAAAAGAAAGCAGTTTAAAAAATGAAAAGGCACATAAATTTTTAAAGTGGAATACTGAATATAGTTTAAAAGAAGGATTAAAAGAAACATGTATGTATTATAAAGAAATTTATGATGTCAAAAATGAAGTTGCTGTAGGAATACATGATTAA
- a CDS encoding sugar transferase, protein METLDKTYIKVEKKLNINYKEKQLYEFIKRILDLLFSIIALVIAVPIILVTCILVRLESKGNPIYSQERLGKNGRKFSVYKIRSMYTDAEKNGPQWAGKNDNRVTKIGKFIRKTRIDELPQLFNILKGEMSIVGPRPEREYFIEKFSKDIPNFKQRLLVIPGLTGYAQINGGYDITPLEKLELDLKYIENRGVIEDFKIMLKTVKIVLTGNGAR, encoded by the coding sequence GTGGAAACTTTGGATAAAACTTACATAAAAGTAGAAAAAAAATTAAATATTAACTATAAAGAAAAACAGCTTTATGAATTTATAAAAAGAATACTCGATTTATTATTTTCCATAATAGCTTTAGTAATAGCAGTACCTATAATTTTAGTTACATGTATATTGGTAAGGCTAGAATCTAAAGGTAATCCTATATATAGCCAAGAAAGGTTAGGTAAAAATGGGAGAAAATTTAGTGTCTATAAGATAAGGTCTATGTATACTGATGCTGAAAAAAATGGACCTCAATGGGCTGGTAAAAATGATAATAGAGTTACTAAAATTGGAAAATTCATAAGAAAAACCAGAATAGATGAATTACCACAACTTTTTAACATATTAAAAGGTGAAATGAGCATAGTAGGGCCAAGGCCGGAAAGAGAATATTTTATAGAAAAATTCTCAAAGGATATACCTAATTTTAAACAGAGATTATTGGTAATACCTGGGCTTACAGGATATGCTCAAATAAATGGGGGATACGATATAACACCGTTAGAAAAATTAGAATTAGATTTGAAATATATAGAAAATAGAGGTGTTATTGAGGATTTTAAAATAATGTTAAAAACAGTAAAAATAGTACTAACAGGAAATGGTGCTAGATAA
- a CDS encoding tyrosine-protein phosphatase: MIDIHSHIIPKIDDGSKEMEMTLEMLRNAERDGTKEIVATPHYLMEYGEATIDEVKQYVKEINSAIEKEGIDLKVYSGQEIYFTENIIQYYLDGKIGTINDSRYMLIEFPMTKFDDNVFDILYELQVRNISPVIAHPERYREIIKNPMIVNRFIDEGYLFQMNAGSLEGLFGTEAKKTAEILLKNGIYNFIGSDAHNTKSRTTGILNAIKLANSKNKNSEKIFIDSSKKMLNDEDIEFLGTKIKKKKSFFSFFKR, translated from the coding sequence ATGATTGATATTCATTCACATATAATACCTAAAATAGATGACGGATCTAAAGAAATGGAAATGACTTTGGAAATGTTAAGAAATGCAGAAAGAGATGGCACTAAGGAAATAGTAGCAACTCCTCATTATCTTATGGAATATGGTGAAGCTACAATTGATGAGGTTAAGCAATATGTTAAAGAGATTAATTCAGCTATAGAAAAAGAGGGAATAGATTTAAAAGTATATAGTGGACAAGAAATATATTTTACAGAAAATATAATACAGTATTATTTAGATGGAAAGATTGGAACAATAAATGATTCAAGATATATGCTTATTGAATTTCCAATGACTAAATTTGATGATAATGTTTTTGATATACTTTATGAGCTTCAAGTTAGAAATATTTCCCCGGTAATAGCACATCCAGAAAGATATAGAGAAATTATAAAAAATCCTATGATTGTTAATAGATTTATTGATGAAGGATATTTATTTCAAATGAATGCAGGAAGTTTAGAAGGATTATTTGGAACAGAAGCTAAGAAAACTGCTGAAATTTTATTGAAAAATGGAATTTATAATTTCATAGGATCAGATGCACACAATACAAAAAGTAGAACAACAGGAATTTTAAATGCAATAAAATTAGCAAATAGTAAAAATAAAAATTCAGAAAAAATATTTATAGATAGCTCTAAGAAAATGTTAAATGATGAAGATATAGAATTTTTGGGCACAAAAATTAAAAAGAAAAAATCTTTCTTTTCTTTCTTTAAAAGATAA
- a CDS encoding CpsD/CapB family tyrosine-protein kinase: MFFKSKLDKALENQNYKGFVVEKKPKSIVSESYRTLRTNIQYSSFDREIQTIVITSAEAAEGKSTVSGNLALSFAQNEKRVIIVDCDLRKPSVHKNFKMSNLVGLSEVLLGTSKLDEVIQKRNENLHVLTSGKIPPNPAEMLSSTAMSRLLEELKKEYDTIILDSAPLGAVTDAQVLSTKVDGTILVTRAERTKIESVIEAKNLLTKVGANIIGCVLHAVENTKGKYYYYYGTDGEMKRKEHEDDK, from the coding sequence ATGTTTTTTAAAAGTAAGTTAGATAAAGCATTAGAAAATCAAAACTATAAAGGTTTTGTTGTAGAAAAGAAACCTAAGTCTATAGTATCAGAATCATATAGAACATTAAGGACAAACATACAATACTCATCTTTCGATAGAGAAATACAAACAATAGTAATTACAAGTGCTGAAGCAGCAGAAGGAAAATCAACTGTTTCAGGAAATTTAGCTTTATCATTTGCTCAAAATGAAAAAAGAGTTATTATTGTAGATTGTGATTTAAGAAAACCTTCAGTACATAAAAATTTTAAAATGTCTAATTTGGTAGGACTATCAGAAGTGCTTTTAGGAACATCTAAATTAGATGAGGTAATACAAAAGCGTAATGAAAATTTACATGTACTAACTTCAGGAAAAATTCCACCTAATCCAGCAGAAATGTTATCTTCAACAGCCATGTCTAGATTACTAGAGGAGTTAAAGAAAGAATATGACACTATAATATTAGATAGTGCACCACTTGGAGCAGTAACAGATGCACAAGTTCTTTCAACAAAAGTAGATGGAACAATACTTGTAACCAGAGCTGAAAGAACTAAAATAGAATCAGTAATAGAAGCAAAAAATCTTTTGACAAAGGTTGGTGCTAACATAATAGGATGTGTATTACACGCAGTAGAAAATACAAAGGGAAAATATTATTACTATTATGGAACTGATGGTGAAATGAAAAGAAAAGAACATGAAGATGATAAATAA
- a CDS encoding YveK family protein, protein MNEEVIRIEDIVDVLKKRWKMILSITIIATVFSAIMSFFVISPKYEASTKLFIGKESNETQVQNYNSSDVQMYQKLLKTYAEVIQTNDLVEKAIQSEDLSLKSEKILNDLKVTPRADTQILEISYVNTDKNISKEVVSSITNQFMKSSTDLIPNGNVKVIEEVRTPEKPVSPNKKLNIAIAFLLGLMISVGLSFLIEFMDNTFKTKEQVESILDLPVIGVIPDDVNFN, encoded by the coding sequence ATGAATGAAGAAGTTATAAGAATTGAAGACATAGTAGATGTTTTAAAGAAAAGATGGAAAATGATACTTTCAATAACTATTATAGCTACAGTTTTTTCAGCGATTATGAGTTTTTTTGTTATTTCGCCTAAATATGAAGCAAGTACAAAGCTATTTATAGGTAAAGAAAGTAATGAAACTCAAGTACAAAATTACAATAGTAGTGATGTACAAATGTATCAAAAACTATTGAAAACATATGCAGAAGTAATTCAAACAAATGATTTAGTTGAAAAAGCAATACAAAGTGAAGATTTAAGTTTAAAATCTGAAAAAATACTTAATGATTTAAAAGTTACACCAAGAGCAGATACTCAAATTTTAGAAATCAGTTATGTAAATACTGATAAAAACATATCTAAAGAAGTGGTAAGCTCTATTACTAATCAATTTATGAAATCTTCAACTGATCTTATACCTAATGGTAATGTAAAGGTAATAGAAGAAGTTAGAACTCCAGAAAAACCAGTAAGCCCTAATAAAAAATTAAATATAGCAATAGCATTTTTATTAGGCTTAATGATAAGTGTGGGATTAAGCTTTTTAATAGAGTTTATGGATAATACATTCAAAACAAAAGAACAAGTTGAAAGTATACTTGACTTACCAGTAATAGGTGTTATTCCAGATGATGTTAATTTTAATTAA
- the glp gene encoding gephyrin-like molybdotransferase Glp produces the protein MVNIDYALNVICKETKIIGTENKDLLSSVNRVLAEDIYSKDNLPPFNKSSKDGYAIKSEDTLNCSKENVCKLKVKGIIKAGDFINDTLKNGEAYKIMTGAPIPKGADAVVKIEDIEIKDDNLFIFEPINENNNIIKFGEEIKIGDLAIKKDTVIRPVEIGVLASLGYSSVKVYKAPTVALIITGDELVDINSDIKNGQIRNSNEYSLKALVTNLNAEVLSLGIVSDDRENLKEKMKYALEKADIVITSGGASVGDYDFVKDILKEIGADIKFSKIAIKPGKPVTFATFNEKLFFALPGNPSSLITTFEKFVKPTIEKIMGKDDFHSEQFKVIAMYDFECEIGREKYVYVEIKKKDGNYYAYKVGSQCSNHLMTMSRANGIIVIPKEIGHVKAGEAFNGEFIFGINFKKYIKE, from the coding sequence ATGGTTAATATAGATTACGCATTAAATGTCATTTGTAAAGAAACAAAAATAATTGGAACAGAAAACAAAGATTTATTAAGTAGCGTTAATAGGGTTTTAGCAGAAGATATATATTCTAAGGATAATTTACCACCATTTAATAAATCATCTAAGGATGGATATGCTATAAAAAGTGAAGATACACTTAATTGTAGTAAAGAGAATGTTTGTAAGCTTAAGGTAAAAGGCATTATAAAGGCAGGAGATTTTATTAATGACACTTTAAAAAATGGAGAAGCTTATAAGATAATGACTGGTGCACCAATCCCTAAAGGAGCAGATGCAGTTGTAAAAATCGAGGATATTGAAATCAAAGATGATAATCTTTTTATATTTGAACCAATAAATGAAAACAATAACATAATTAAGTTTGGTGAAGAAATTAAAATAGGTGATTTAGCCATTAAAAAAGATACTGTTATAAGACCAGTAGAAATAGGAGTATTAGCATCACTTGGATATAGCAGCGTTAAGGTCTATAAAGCACCAACTGTAGCACTTATTATTACTGGTGATGAACTTGTTGATATAAATTCTGATATTAAAAATGGTCAGATAAGAAATAGTAATGAATATTCATTAAAAGCATTAGTAACAAATTTAAATGCAGAAGTCTTATCTTTAGGAATTGTTTCTGATGATAGAGAAAATTTAAAAGAAAAAATGAAATATGCTTTAGAAAAAGCAGATATTGTTATCACTTCAGGGGGAGCATCTGTTGGAGACTATGATTTTGTTAAAGATATTTTAAAAGAAATAGGAGCAGATATTAAATTTTCTAAAATAGCAATCAAACCTGGAAAGCCAGTAACATTTGCTACATTTAATGAAAAACTATTTTTTGCACTTCCAGGAAATCCATCATCATTAATAACAACTTTCGAAAAATTTGTGAAACCAACTATTGAAAAAATTATGGGAAAAGATGATTTTCATTCAGAACAATTTAAAGTTATAGCAATGTATGATTTTGAATGTGAAATAGGCAGAGAAAAATATGTATATGTTGAAATAAAGAAGAAAGATGGAAATTATTATGCATATAAAGTTGGATCTCAATGTTCTAATCATTTAATGACTATGAGTAGGGCTAATGGAATAATAGTTATACCTAAAGAAATTGGACATGTTAAAGCAGGAGAAGCCTTTAATGGAGAATTTATATTTGGAATAAATTTTAAAAAATACATTAAAGAGTAA
- a CDS encoding ABC transporter permease, translated as MIINNYKEQYIVKKQKNKIFKNKESLSYIFFALIVIYVCFLIVPIIGLIKYSGIKKILETINNVDNIYCLKLSMKTSLISLLLTFLFGTPTAFYLSKISKNKIPKIVDIIVELPIVLPPAVVGIGLLLAFGDNGIIGSIFSKLGYSITFTPIAVIIAQLFVSSSLYIKVLKNSIQDIPKEIFEVSYVLGASKITTIIKVIIPMLKRTVISALILSWIRALGEFGATLMFAGNVMNKTRTIPLQIYTYMQTDIKMATAFAGILYILSFIMILTIRVLLREKSE; from the coding sequence ATGATAATAAATAATTATAAAGAACAATATATAGTAAAAAAACAAAAGAATAAAATCTTTAAAAATAAAGAATCATTAAGTTATATATTTTTTGCACTAATAGTTATATATGTATGTTTTTTGATAGTTCCCATAATAGGATTAATTAAGTATTCAGGAATAAAAAAAATATTAGAAACCATTAATAATGTAGATAATATTTATTGTTTAAAATTAAGTATGAAAACTTCATTAATATCTCTATTATTAACATTCTTATTTGGGACACCTACGGCTTTTTATTTATCTAAAATATCTAAAAACAAAATCCCTAAAATTGTAGATATTATAGTAGAACTTCCAATAGTATTGCCACCAGCAGTAGTAGGTATTGGGCTACTTTTAGCCTTTGGGGATAATGGAATTATAGGAAGTATATTTTCAAAACTTGGTTATAGTATTACCTTTACTCCAATAGCTGTAATAATAGCTCAATTATTTGTATCATCTTCACTTTATATAAAGGTATTAAAAAATTCAATACAGGATATACCTAAAGAAATTTTTGAAGTAAGTTATGTATTAGGTGCAAGTAAAATTACTACTATCATAAAAGTAATAATTCCTATGTTAAAAAGGACTGTAATATCTGCACTTATATTATCATGGATAAGAGCCTTAGGAGAGTTTGGAGCTACATTAATGTTTGCAGGAAATGTTATGAATAAAACAAGGACAATCCCTCTTCAAATATATACATATATGCAAACAGATATTAAAATGGCAACAGCTTTTGCTGGAATTTTATATATTTTATCTTTTATTATGATTTTAACTATTAGAGTTTTATTAAGAGAGAAGTCAGAGTAA
- the modA gene encoding molybdate ABC transporter substrate-binding protein — MNKIVGKNSIKNIGIFIILSVILFSLNGCGAQKPKEKSVTVFAAASLTECFNEIGKEIKKDENIDVVFNFAGSQALVTSIEQGSKADVFASANIKYMDKLTKEDYVSDSVKFAANNLILCKNKKSSVVVDKFEDLSKPEIKIIAGDKSVPVGNYFHKALDNQLAEKNINEDTYKNIINNIRSQELDVKSVVSKVALGEGDIGIVYRTDVNENNKENLDIIELKEFEDLKVQYPIAKIKSSDNENANEFIKYLTSDKGKEILKKHGFKA; from the coding sequence ATGAACAAAATAGTAGGAAAAAATAGTATAAAAAATATTGGTATTTTTATTATACTTAGTGTGATTTTATTTAGTTTAAACGGATGTGGTGCTCAAAAACCTAAGGAGAAATCAGTAACTGTATTTGCAGCAGCTAGTCTTACAGAATGCTTTAATGAAATAGGTAAAGAAATTAAGAAAGATGAAAATATTGATGTTGTATTTAATTTTGCAGGAAGTCAAGCTTTAGTTACATCAATTGAACAAGGAAGCAAAGCTGATGTATTTGCATCTGCTAATATTAAGTATATGGACAAGTTGACAAAAGAGGATTATGTTTCAGATAGCGTTAAATTTGCAGCAAACAATCTTATATTATGTAAGAATAAAAAGAGTAGTGTTGTTGTAGATAAATTTGAAGATTTATCTAAACCAGAAATTAAAATAATAGCTGGAGATAAATCTGTGCCTGTAGGAAATTATTTTCATAAAGCATTAGATAATCAATTAGCAGAAAAAAATATCAATGAAGATACTTATAAAAATATAATTAATAATATAAGAAGTCAAGAATTAGATGTAAAAAGTGTTGTAAGCAAAGTAGCTTTAGGAGAAGGGGATATAGGTATAGTCTATAGAACCGATGTAAATGAAAATAATAAAGAAAACTTAGATATTATAGAGCTAAAGGAATTTGAAGATTTAAAAGTACAATATCCAATAGCTAAGATCAAGAGTTCTGATAATGAAAATGCTAATGAGTTTATTAAGTATTTAACTAGTGACAAGGGAAAAGAAATACTAAAAAAACATGGATTTAAGGCATAG
- a CDS encoding MOSC domain-containing protein: MNLTGKVVAINISSTKGVVKKPIEEGVFIEEFGLENDAHAGKWHRQVSLLAKESIDKMNNLGAKNLTYGNFAENITTEGIVLFELPVGTRLEIGETVQEVTQIGKECHKGCQIKKLVGDCVMPREGIFTRVIKGGRIKPGDKIIVL; encoded by the coding sequence ATGAATTTAACAGGGAAAGTTGTAGCTATTAATATAAGTAGCACAAAGGGAGTTGTAAAGAAACCTATAGAAGAGGGAGTATTTATAGAAGAATTTGGACTAGAAAATGATGCTCATGCAGGTAAATGGCATAGACAAGTAAGTTTATTAGCAAAAGAAAGTATAGATAAGATGAATAACTTAGGAGCAAAAAATCTTACTTATGGAAATTTTGCAGAAAATATAACTACAGAAGGTATAGTTCTTTTTGAATTACCTGTTGGAACAAGATTAGAAATAGGGGAAACAGTTCAAGAGGTAACACAAATTGGGAAAGAATGTCATAAAGGATGCCAAATAAAAAAATTAGTTGGTGACTGTGTTATGCCTAGAGAGGGTATATTTACAAGAGTAATTAAGGGCGGAAGGATAAAGCCAGGAGATAAAATAATAGTTTTATAA
- the moaC gene encoding cyclic pyranopterin monophosphate synthase MoaC — MEFTHFNEDGRAHMVNVDEKNDTKRVAIAIGSIKMKKETVDLIKNGKIKKGDVLSVAQVAGIMGAKRTSDLIPMCHNIFITGADIKFEINEDEIKIQATVSTVGKTGVEMEALTAVSTSALTIYDMCKAVDKDMEIGNITLIKKTGGKSGEYIKK, encoded by the coding sequence ATGGAATTTACACATTTTAATGAAGATGGACGAGCTCATATGGTAAATGTTGATGAAAAAAATGATACAAAGAGAGTTGCAATAGCAATTGGAAGTATAAAAATGAAAAAAGAAACTGTAGATTTAATAAAGAATGGAAAAATAAAAAAAGGTGATGTATTATCAGTTGCTCAAGTAGCAGGAATTATGGGAGCTAAAAGAACATCAGACTTAATACCTATGTGTCATAACATCTTTATAACTGGAGCGGACATTAAATTTGAGATTAATGAAGATGAAATAAAAATACAAGCCACAGTATCTACTGTAGGAAAAACAGGAGTTGAAATGGAAGCATTAACAGCAGTGTCTACATCAGCTCTTACAATATATGATATGTGCAAAGCAGTAGATAAAGATATGGAAATAGGAAATATAACTCTTATAAAAAAGACTGGTGGAAAAAGTGGAGAGTATATTAAAAAATAA
- the moaA gene encoding GTP 3',8-cyclase MoaA — MIDSYGRRINYLRISVTELCNLRCKYCMPEKGIKKCSHNDILRIEEFLEIAKSFVNKGIDKIRITGGEPLVRKGVLSLIKGISEIEGVKDLALTTNGVFLKEYAKKLKEAGLNRVNISLDTLNENKYKHITNGGDINKVLEGIKEAKKVGLTPIKLNIVLIKDFNEDEIEDFINLTRDEEIDVRFIELMPIGELKYWALNRYLSNDIVLEKNKELIEIESQDKSSPAKYYKLPDGKGRVGIINPISCKFCDNCNRLRLTADGKVKTCLHSDDEIDIGKVLRNGENIDNTIVKIVKNKPKEHNLEQGDYINRTMTTIGG, encoded by the coding sequence ATGATAGATTCATATGGACGAAGGATAAATTATTTAAGAATATCTGTTACTGAACTTTGTAATTTGAGATGTAAATATTGTATGCCAGAAAAAGGAATAAAAAAGTGTAGTCATAATGATATTTTAAGAATAGAAGAATTTCTTGAAATAGCTAAGTCTTTTGTAAATAAGGGAATAGATAAGATACGTATAACTGGTGGAGAACCTTTGGTTAGAAAAGGTGTATTAAGTTTAATAAAAGGAATATCTGAAATTGAAGGGGTAAAAGATTTAGCATTAACAACCAATGGTGTATTTTTAAAGGAATATGCAAAAAAGTTAAAAGAAGCTGGTCTTAATAGAGTTAACATAAGTTTAGATACTTTAAATGAAAATAAATATAAACATATAACAAATGGTGGAGATATTAACAAAGTCTTAGAAGGAATAAAAGAAGCAAAAAAAGTAGGACTTACCCCAATAAAGTTAAATATAGTTTTAATTAAAGACTTTAATGAAGATGAGATTGAAGATTTTATTAATTTAACAAGAGATGAAGAAATAGATGTTAGATTTATAGAATTAATGCCTATAGGAGAACTTAAATATTGGGCTTTAAATAGATATCTATCAAATGATATTGTTTTAGAAAAAAATAAAGAATTGATAGAAATAGAAAGCCAAGATAAATCATCACCAGCAAAATATTACAAGTTACCTGATGGAAAAGGAAGGGTTGGAATTATAAATCCTATTTCTTGTAAGTTTTGTGATAACTGCAATAGACTTAGATTGACTGCAGATGGAAAAGTTAAAACTTGTCTTCATTCAGATGATGAGATAGATATCGGTAAAGTTTTAAGAAATGGTGAAAATATAGATAATACAATTGTTAAGATAGTAAAAAATAAACCTAAAGAACACAATTTAGAACAAGGGGATTACATAAATAGAACAATGACCACTATAGGAGGGTAA